Proteins encoded within one genomic window of Amycolatopsis sp. 2-15:
- a CDS encoding ABC transporter ATP-binding protein yields MIRLTGLTKRFPGRTVAANAVDGIDLEIAEGKLVTLLGPSGCGKTTTLRLIAGLERADAGAIELDGKVVSDPRNGVFAGAHRRPIGIVFQSYAIWPHMSVVQNVMFPLRVNKPRVRAAAARKKALDALDLVGLADFAERPAPALSGGQQQRVALARALVREPKVLLLDEPLSNLDAGLRDRMRDEIRAVQQRLGITTVFVTHDQDEALAVSDDVVVMNSGSIVERGRPQEIYTRPQQEFTARFLGVSNTLTGVVTEVSDAGVCVQVGPGRLVCRAGSGLSAGDTVSVFMRPESFGFSRKQHDAEAWKGTVEFSIYHGDCWDYYVRLGDDVLKVRVYKEKVGLAHGDPIFLQPEPEDAIVLPAH; encoded by the coding sequence ATGATCAGGCTGACCGGACTGACGAAACGATTCCCGGGCCGGACCGTGGCCGCGAACGCTGTCGACGGGATCGACCTGGAGATCGCCGAGGGCAAGCTGGTGACCCTGCTGGGCCCCAGCGGCTGCGGGAAAACCACCACACTGCGGCTCATCGCCGGGCTGGAACGCGCCGACGCCGGCGCGATCGAGCTCGACGGCAAGGTCGTCTCCGACCCGCGCAACGGGGTGTTCGCCGGCGCGCACCGCCGGCCCATCGGGATCGTGTTCCAGTCGTACGCGATCTGGCCGCACATGTCGGTGGTGCAGAACGTGATGTTTCCCTTGCGGGTCAACAAACCCCGGGTCCGCGCCGCCGCGGCGCGCAAGAAGGCGCTGGACGCGCTCGACCTCGTGGGCTTGGCCGACTTCGCCGAACGCCCGGCCCCGGCGTTATCCGGTGGCCAGCAGCAGCGGGTCGCGCTGGCCCGCGCCCTGGTGCGCGAGCCGAAGGTGCTGCTGCTCGACGAGCCGCTGAGCAACCTCGACGCCGGCCTGCGGGACCGGATGCGCGACGAGATCCGCGCCGTGCAGCAACGGCTCGGCATCACCACGGTGTTCGTCACGCACGACCAGGACGAGGCCCTCGCGGTCTCCGACGACGTGGTGGTGATGAACAGCGGCTCGATCGTCGAACGCGGCCGGCCGCAGGAGATCTACACCCGGCCGCAGCAGGAGTTCACCGCGCGCTTCCTCGGGGTGTCCAACACGCTCACCGGCGTGGTCACCGAGGTGTCGGACGCCGGGGTGTGCGTGCAGGTCGGCCCCGGCCGGCTGGTCTGCCGCGCCGGCTCCGGGCTGAGCGCGGGCGACACCGTCAGCGTGTTCATGCGCCCTGAGAGCTTCGGGTTCTCCCGCAAGCAGCACGACGCCGAAGCCTGGAAGGGCACCGTGGAGTTCAGCATCTACCACGGCGACTGCTGGGACTACTACGTCCGGCTCGGCGACGACGTGCTGAAGGTCCGCGTTTACAAGGAAAAGGTCGGTCTCGCCCACGGCGACCCGATCTTCCTGCAGCCCGAGCCCGAGGACGCGATCGTCCTGCCCGCG